Proteins from one Pagrus major chromosome 1, Pma_NU_1.0 genomic window:
- the pin1 gene encoding peptidyl-prolyl cis-trans isomerase NIMA-interacting 1 — protein MADEEKLPPGWEKRMSRSSNKVYYFNHITNASQWERPVGDGRGEPDKVRCSHLLVKHNQSRRPSSWREQNITRTKDEALELIQKYIEEIKSGEEKFESLASQFSDCSSAKNGGDLGLFGRGQMQKPFEDASFALKVGDMSGPVFTDSGVHIILRTG, from the exons atggcagACGAGGAGAAGCTACCGCCTGGGTGGGAGAAAAGAATGAGCCGCAGTTCAA ATAAAGTGTACTACTTTAACCACATCACCAATGCCAGCCAGTGGGAACGTCCGGTGGGAGACGGCCGTGGAGAACCAGATAAG GTACGCTGCTCTCACCTCCTGGTGAAGCATAACCAGTCACGGCGTCCTTCTTCTTGGCGGGAACAAAATATCACAAGAACTAAAGATGAGGCCCTCGAACTCATTCAGA AGTACATAGAAGAGATCAAGTCTGGAGAGGAGAAGTTTGAGTCTCTGGCTTCTCAGTTCAGTGACTGCAGCTCAGCTAAGAACGGAGGAGATCTGGGATTATTCGGCAGAG GTCAAATGCAGAAGCCTTTTGAAGACGCCTCCTTTGCCCTCAAAGTGGGAGACATGAGCGGTCCTGTTTTTACTGACTCTGGTGTCCATATCATCCTACGTACTGGttga
- the ubl5 gene encoding ubiquitin-like protein 5 produces the protein MIEVVCNDRLGKKVRVKCNSDDSIGDLKKLIAAQTGTRHDKIVLKKWYTIFKDHVTLGDYEIHDGMNLELYYQ, from the exons ATGATCGAGGTGGTTTGCAACGATCGCCTGGGCAAGAAAGTCCGGGTTAAGTGCAA CTCTGATGATAGCATTGGAGATCTGAAGAAGCTCATCGCCGCCCAGACGGGAACACGACACGACAAGATTGTATTAAAGAAATG GTATACCATTTTCAAGGACCACGTGACTCTGGGTGACT ATGAAATCCACGATGGGATGAACCTGGAGCTGTACTACCAGTAA